The following are encoded together in the Spiroplasma apis B31 genome:
- the dnaK gene encoding molecular chaperone DnaK, with product MAKEKIIGIDLGTTNSVVAIMEGGQPIVLENPEGQRTTASVVAFKNSDIIVGGAAKRQAVTNPNTAISIKRDMGTSKKVKLEGKEYTPEQISAEILRYIKKYAEDKLGTKVNKAVITVPAYFNDAQRKATKDAGKIAGLEVERIINEPTAAALAYGIDKKDKEMKVLVYDLGGGTFDVSILELADGTYDVLSTSGDNDLGGDDFDKKIMDWIGQGIKKESGIDLSNDKMALQRFKDEAEKAKINLSSQLETEINLPFIAMNENGPVNFSTKLSRSEFEKMTKDLVERTRKPVEDALKEAKLKSIDIDQVLLVGGSTRIPAVQTLVKSLLGKEPNRTINPDEVVAMGAAIQGGVLAGDVTDVLLLDVTPLTLGIETMGGVMTPLIQRNTTIPTEKSQVFSTAADNQPAVDINVLQGERPMAADNKSLGQFQLTGIKPAPKGVPQIEVTFKIDVNGIVSVTAKDKDTNEEKTITISNSGSLSEAEIERMVKEAEENAESDSKKRKNIELKNKAESYLNIIEDSTKDMPEDQKKQSEELSKSIRELIAKEDYDGLEKKMNELEQAMKMASEMAAAQAQQTTEETKSVDENKEDKK from the coding sequence ATGGCAAAAGAAAAAATTATAGGAATCGATTTAGGAACAACAAACTCTGTTGTTGCAATTATGGAGGGGGGACAACCAATAGTATTGGAAAACCCTGAAGGACAAAGAACTACTGCTTCAGTTGTTGCATTTAAAAATAGTGACATTATAGTTGGTGGAGCAGCTAAAAGACAAGCGGTTACAAACCCAAATACAGCGATATCAATTAAACGTGACATGGGAACTTCTAAAAAAGTTAAATTAGAAGGTAAAGAATATACACCTGAACAAATATCAGCTGAAATATTAAGATACATAAAAAAATATGCAGAAGATAAACTAGGGACAAAGGTTAATAAAGCAGTTATTACAGTACCAGCATACTTTAATGATGCACAACGTAAAGCTACTAAAGATGCAGGTAAAATTGCAGGTTTAGAAGTTGAAAGAATTATAAATGAACCAACAGCAGCAGCACTTGCTTATGGTATCGACAAAAAAGATAAAGAAATGAAAGTTTTAGTTTATGACTTAGGAGGAGGAACATTTGACGTTTCAATTCTAGAGTTAGCAGATGGAACTTATGATGTACTATCAACATCAGGAGATAATGATCTTGGTGGAGATGATTTTGATAAAAAAATCATGGACTGAATTGGTCAAGGAATAAAAAAAGAATCAGGAATTGATCTTTCTAATGACAAAATGGCATTACAAAGATTTAAAGACGAAGCTGAAAAAGCAAAAATTAACTTATCAAGTCAGTTAGAAACAGAAATTAACTTGCCATTTATAGCAATGAATGAAAATGGACCAGTTAACTTTAGTACAAAACTTTCACGTAGTGAATTTGAAAAAATGACTAAAGATTTAGTTGAAAGAACTAGAAAACCTGTTGAAGATGCTTTAAAAGAAGCAAAACTAAAATCAATTGATATTGATCAAGTTTTATTGGTTGGTGGTTCAACCAGAATACCAGCTGTTCAAACTTTGGTTAAATCATTATTAGGAAAAGAACCAAACAGAACAATTAACCCAGATGAAGTTGTTGCTATGGGAGCTGCAATCCAAGGTGGAGTATTGGCTGGAGACGTAACTGATGTTTTACTATTAGACGTAACCCCTTTAACTTTAGGAATTGAAACTATGGGTGGTGTAATGACTCCTTTGATTCAAAGAAACACAACTATCCCAACAGAAAAATCACAAGTTTTCTCAACAGCAGCTGATAATCAACCAGCAGTAGACATTAACGTTTTACAAGGTGAAAGACCTATGGCTGCAGATAATAAATCTCTTGGACAGTTCCAATTAACTGGAATTAAACCTGCTCCAAAGGGTGTACCTCAAATAGAAGTAACATTTAAAATTGACGTTAACGGAATTGTTTCGGTAACTGCAAAAGATAAAGATACAAATGAAGAAAAAACAATTACAATTTCAAACTCTGGAAGTCTAAGTGAGGCTGAAATTGAAAGAATGGTTAAAGAAGCTGAAGAAAATGCTGAATCAGATAGCAAAAAACGTAAAAATATCGAGTTAAAAAACAAAGCAGAAAGTTATTTAAACATAATCGAAGATTCAACAAAAGATATGCCAGAAGATCAGAAAAAACAATCTGAAGAACTTTCTAAATCAATTAGAGAACTTATTGCAAAAGAAGATTACGATGGCTTAGAGAAAAAAATGAATGAATTAGAGCAAGCTATGAAAATGGCTTCTGAAATGGCAGCCGCTCAAGCTCAACAAACAACTGAAGAAACAAAGTCAGTAGATGAAAATAAAGAAGATAAAAAATAG
- a CDS encoding nucleotide exchange factor GrpE gives MDKNEQKNVLDLFKKIKKEFKVEPVKEKDEKEKELSNLDKLELEFANLIDKVEKLEESRLMAIADNQNTVKRFQNESILVRKYGGEKIATEIIPAIDMFRSVLKSTPDNPEIKNYLMGFEMIINQMDQALANAGVSMITVNVGDDLNPEIHSAIEQVETDKVESGKIAIVVSNGYKLHDRVIKHAAVKVAK, from the coding sequence ATGGACAAAAACGAACAAAAGAACGTTTTGGATTTATTTAAAAAAATAAAAAAAGAATTTAAAGTTGAGCCTGTCAAGGAAAAAGATGAAAAGGAAAAAGAACTTTCTAACTTAGATAAACTTGAGTTAGAGTTTGCAAACTTAATTGATAAAGTTGAAAAGCTAGAGGAATCTAGATTAATGGCAATTGCAGACAATCAAAATACGGTTAAAAGATTTCAAAACGAAAGCATACTAGTAAGAAAATATGGTGGTGAAAAAATAGCCACAGAAATTATTCCTGCTATCGATATGTTTAGAAGTGTTTTGAAATCAACTCCTGATAATCCTGAAATTAAAAATTACTTGATGGGATTTGAAATGATTATAAATCAAATGGATCAAGCATTAGCGAATGCAGGTGTATCAATGATTACAGTAAACGTTGGTGACGATTTAAATCCTGAAATTCACTCTGCAATAGAACAGGTTGAAACAGACAAGGTTGAAAGCGGAAAAATAGCAATAGTGGTATCAAATGGATACAAATTACATGATAGAGTTATCAAACATGCTGCTGTTAAAGTAGCAAAATAG
- a CDS encoding ATP-dependent Clp protease ATP-binding subunit: MDFTQRPDPLNDPEILSKYTRDLTKDAKEGKIDPIIGRDDEIMRVIRILSRKTKNNPVLIGEPGVGKTAIAEGLAQRINKGDVPSVLKNKRILELDMGSVMAGASFLGDYEARIKGIVNAIQKENGEIILFIDELHLIVGAGKTGGGGGMDVSNLLKPSLARGGLKAIGATTLKEYREYIEKDAALERRFQKVYVSEPTVEETISILRGLKEKFETYHGVRIHDNALVAAAQLSNRYISDRFLPDKAIDLVDEASATIKTELASVPTELYQINRRVVQLEIERAALSKETDEKSLERAAINEKELFALKEKQKLLNDKWEEEKKAHEKINQLRSTMGQLKLELEQAQSEGKYQRAGEIQYSLLPVIEKQLKQAIVEDESKLLSEEVTEKEIASIIAKWTGIATENLMESEKEKLLGLPTSLRKMVKGQNQAIEAVADAILRSRSGIKDPSKPIGSFLFLGPTGVGKTEVARSLAKLLFGSEKKMIRLDMSEYMEKQSVSKLIGSPPGYVGYEEGGRLTEAVRRTPYSIVLFDEVEKAHPDVFNVLLQVLDDGRITDSLGKTIDFKNTIIIMTSNIGSEYLMSTENELVDEKVIEGELRKFFRPEFLNRIDNVIRFNPLSKDIIREIIEKTLSELKDRVYENNEYIINFTEESIKKIADEGYIREYGARPLKRYIEKNIETVIARAIVSNDIQPKRNYVIDVQDGRFVISTSNKLN; encoded by the coding sequence ATGGATTTTACACAAAGACCAGACCCTTTAAATGATCCTGAAATACTAAGTAAATATACTAGGGATTTGACAAAGGACGCGAAAGAAGGAAAAATTGACCCTATTATAGGTAGAGATGATGAAATAATGAGAGTCATCAGAATATTAAGTAGAAAAACAAAAAATAACCCAGTTTTAATAGGTGAGCCTGGTGTAGGTAAAACAGCTATTGCAGAGGGGCTTGCTCAAAGAATTAATAAAGGAGATGTTCCAAGTGTACTTAAAAATAAACGTATCCTAGAATTAGATATGGGTAGTGTTATGGCTGGTGCAAGCTTCCTTGGTGACTATGAAGCAAGAATTAAAGGAATTGTGAATGCCATTCAAAAAGAAAATGGTGAAATCATACTATTTATTGATGAATTACATCTTATAGTTGGTGCAGGTAAAACTGGTGGAGGCGGTGGAATGGATGTCTCTAACCTTCTTAAACCATCACTTGCCAGAGGTGGATTAAAAGCCATTGGAGCAACAACGCTTAAAGAATACCGAGAATATATAGAAAAAGATGCAGCTCTTGAGAGAAGGTTTCAAAAAGTGTATGTTTCAGAACCTACAGTGGAGGAAACAATTTCAATATTAAGAGGATTAAAAGAGAAGTTTGAAACTTATCATGGTGTACGTATTCACGATAACGCCTTAGTAGCAGCTGCTCAATTGAGTAATAGATATATCTCAGATAGATTTTTACCAGACAAAGCAATCGATTTAGTCGATGAAGCTAGCGCAACAATCAAAACAGAACTTGCGTCTGTTCCAACTGAACTTTATCAAATAAATAGACGAGTAGTTCAATTAGAAATAGAAAGAGCTGCATTATCTAAAGAGACTGATGAAAAGTCTCTTGAAAGAGCAGCTATTAACGAAAAAGAATTATTCGCTTTAAAAGAAAAACAAAAATTATTAAATGATAAATGAGAAGAAGAAAAGAAAGCTCATGAAAAAATTAATCAGCTACGCTCAACAATGGGTCAACTAAAATTAGAACTTGAACAAGCTCAATCAGAAGGTAAGTACCAAAGAGCTGGTGAAATTCAATATTCACTTTTACCTGTGATTGAGAAACAATTGAAACAAGCTATTGTTGAAGATGAAAGCAAGTTACTTTCTGAGGAAGTAACAGAAAAAGAAATAGCATCTATTATTGCTAAGTGAACTGGAATAGCTACTGAAAATCTAATGGAATCTGAAAAAGAAAAACTATTAGGCTTGCCTACAAGTTTAAGAAAAATGGTAAAAGGACAAAATCAAGCAATAGAAGCTGTTGCAGATGCAATATTAAGAAGTAGAAGTGGAATTAAAGATCCAAGTAAGCCTATAGGAAGTTTCTTGTTTTTAGGACCTACTGGTGTTGGAAAAACCGAAGTGGCTAGAAGCTTAGCTAAGTTGTTATTTGGTAGTGAGAAAAAAATGATAAGACTTGATATGAGTGAATATATGGAAAAACAATCTGTTTCTAAATTGATTGGTTCTCCACCAGGATATGTTGGGTACGAAGAGGGTGGTAGATTAACAGAAGCTGTTAGAAGAACACCTTATTCAATAGTATTATTTGATGAAGTTGAAAAGGCACACCCTGATGTATTTAATGTATTACTACAAGTTTTAGATGATGGGCGTATAACTGACTCACTAGGTAAAACTATTGATTTTAAAAATACAATAATAATTATGACTTCAAATATTGGTTCAGAATATCTTATGTCAACAGAAAACGAACTAGTAGACGAAAAGGTCATTGAAGGAGAATTAAGAAAATTCTTTAGACCAGAATTTTTAAATAGAATTGATAATGTAATAAGATTTAATCCATTATCAAAAGACATCATTAGAGAAATTATAGAAAAAACTTTAAGTGAACTCAAAGATAGAGTTTATGAAAATAATGAATATATTATAAACTTCACTGAGGAATCTATCAAAAAAATCGCTGATGAAGGTTATATTAGAGAATATGGTGCTAGACCACTTAAGAGATACATAGAAAAGAATATCGAGACAGTAATAGCAAGAGCAATTGTATCAAATGACATACAACCAAAAAGAAACTATGTTATAGATGTACAAGATGGTAGATTTGTTATCTCTACATCAAATAAATTAAATTAG
- the hrcA gene encoding heat-inducible transcriptional repressor HrcA, with translation MLTERQEQILQSIIEEYIKSASPVGSKRIQEVLSINISSATIRNESAFLEEQGYLEKAHTSSGRVPSTKGYRYYVDHLMKSNDMEEVKLQIENIFKTRGSTIDQVLEKTSLILSEMTKLATVVATSRNTTEVVLSKVELVPLSGSSSIVVFVLSNGQIENKIVNLDKVTLKELKISIDLFNERLVNSKISEIEFKSKAIIPVLKQQVKKYEFILQTFINALLHTGTSQSKTSGVKYLLENPEFNDPIKIKKIIEFIESTSPFAWFNSQNKNANKASVAIGFETGLGNDDIAVVGTNFPTEGGGKGTLALIGPKRIQYDKVSDLLEWISKKIEDKFKEGE, from the coding sequence ATGTTAACTGAAAGACAAGAACAAATTCTACAATCCATTATCGAAGAATATATTAAATCAGCTTCTCCTGTTGGATCAAAAAGAATTCAAGAAGTACTATCAATTAACATATCTTCTGCAACAATTAGAAATGAATCGGCATTTCTGGAAGAACAAGGTTACTTAGAAAAAGCACACACTTCTTCTGGTAGAGTTCCTTCTACAAAGGGTTATAGATATTATGTTGATCACCTCATGAAGTCGAATGATATGGAAGAAGTAAAACTTCAAATAGAAAATATTTTTAAAACAAGAGGTTCTACTATTGATCAAGTTCTAGAAAAAACTTCATTGATATTAAGTGAAATGACAAAGTTAGCAACTGTTGTAGCAACATCTAGAAACACAACAGAAGTTGTATTATCTAAAGTAGAATTAGTACCATTGTCTGGTTCTAGTTCAATAGTAGTCTTCGTTTTGTCTAATGGTCAAATCGAAAATAAGATTGTTAACTTAGATAAAGTAACTTTGAAAGAGTTAAAAATATCAATTGATCTTTTTAATGAAAGACTTGTTAACTCAAAAATCTCAGAGATAGAATTTAAATCAAAAGCTATCATTCCAGTTTTAAAACAACAGGTTAAAAAGTATGAATTCATTCTCCAAACTTTTATCAATGCACTTTTACATACAGGTACTTCACAATCTAAAACAAGTGGTGTTAAGTATCTACTTGAGAATCCTGAATTCAATGACCCAATAAAAATAAAAAAAATTATAGAGTTTATAGAGAGTACTTCGCCATTTGCATGGTTTAATTCTCAAAATAAAAACGCCAACAAGGCATCAGTAGCAATTGGTTTTGAGACGGGTCTAGGAAACGATGATATAGCAGTTGTTGGTACTAACTTCCCCACAGAAGGTGGGGGAAAAGGTACTCTGGCTTTAATTGGACCTAAAAGGATTCAATATGATAAAGTTTCTGATCTTTTAGAATGGATTAGCAAAAAAATAGAAGACAAATTCAAAGAAGGAGAATAA